The Gossypium arboreum isolate Shixiya-1 chromosome 6, ASM2569848v2, whole genome shotgun sequence DNA window ATTTGCTCTAAAACTATTGGTAGCTTATAATTGTCCCATTATATTGATCTTTAGTAATATATGTGATCTTATGAAAAGTTTACGTATTTTTTTGTAGTAATCAAATGTTTGTGTGGTattattttgtgtagatggatcgtaATCGAGATCAAAATGCAATTGTTGCAGCCGTGGCTTCAGTTTTAGCTTTTGGGGTTCTCtggattaaaatattaaaaactaggAAGGAAATTACTTCTCACCCTCGTGTGAATCGAGattatgaaagagaaaattatattaatagtattttatatagtggtgaccaacattgtattgatgtgataaggatgagaccaatttcatttttaatttgtGTGATATTCTTAGTAGAAATAATTTGTTACAATCAACTAAATCGGTGAATATTAggagcaagtagttatatttttacatataattggtcataatgtaaggtttcgagtgataggatctagatattatagatcaattgAGACAGTTCACCGTTACTTGAGGTTGTATTGAGAGTGTTTTAAAGTTGTATAAGCTAGTTATTAAATTACGATGAGTCAACTCCTAGTGAAATTAGAAACAATCCaaggttttatccttattttaaagattgtattggaGCATTAGATGGAACTCATGTTCGTGCATCTGTTCCACTTAGTATTCAAGGAAGATTTAAAGGCAGTAAAGGGGGACGACACAAAATGTTTTGGCTGCCATTacttttgatttgaaattttcttatGTTCTAGCTGGTTGGGAAGGTAGTGCACATGATTCTCGTATTTTAAGTGATGCACTTTCACGCCCAAGAGGATTAAGAATTCGAAGGTAAGAATTAACATTAAATACCAACTAGTTCTAGTAAGctcataatttattagtaatattatattttgtaaaattgtagGTAAATATTATCTTGTCGATCTTGGATACGGCATCCGAAATGGATATATTACCCCCTATCGTGGTGTCcgatatcatttaaaagagtttagtgATCAGGGGCCTGAAAATGCAAAGGAACTCTTTAATCTTCGTCATTCATCATTGCGAATCACCATTGAACGTGTTTTTGGGATTTTGAAGAAAGCGGTTTCGTGTATTAGATCTtgaaccattttggaattttcaaactcaagtagatatagttttggcttgttgtattattcataatcatataatgggagttgatcctagtgatttacttaatcaaggattatTTGAGGAGCGACTCGATTTGATAATACCAACTCTTAGGGagcgagaagaaagagaagaagcaagagaATGGTCGCTAAAAGAGACGAAATTGCACAAACTATGTGGGTTGATTATATGACTAGAAATATTAGGTAGTTTTAGGGTTTTGGGGTTATTttttctatgttatgtatgttttagtattaaaattattttttttgttaatgttggttggataatgatattgaaattttagtttgttggattttgaaattattatgtcttgaatttgttagatattgaatttattatgttttaagcttgttgaatttattatgttagatattgaatttatttagttggataatgatattgaaatgattgacaatgaAAATTCTTAATGTAGAATGGGTAAGGGCAACAAAGAAGGGACCTCCAAGCAATTCAGGTGGACAAAACCGATGGAACatctttttcttgaaattctagcAGAGGAGGCTCAGAAAGGAAATAAGCCTTCTAATTCTTTCAAAGCAGTTTCTATTAATCGAGTTGCCAAAGCTATTTCTGAAAGATTTCAAGTCCATTGCGATGCGAAGCATGTGGAAAATCATTTGAGGACTGTAAAAAACCAGTGGCAGATTATATGCACAATTCGGGGTGAAAGTGGTTTTGGATGGGATGATAACTTGAAAATGATCACATGTGATAGAGCGACATATGATGCAACAGTGatggtaatatatgtatatatatattaagtatatttcaattgtttttacttgttattctaattgTGTTTATCCAACAGCacacaagaagtatgaaccattttgaataaaagcattgatcattatgatgaaatggCTTTGGTTGTTGGCAAAGATATGGCAATGGGAGTTTTGCCGAACATTTCTTGATATAGCTTTGGATGATGATAATCAAGATTCAAGTGCTCGTAGATTGCGAAAATGAAGAGGTTGAAGAGGTAAGAACAAAAGTATCTTCATCTGGCACATCTAAACGTAAAAGAAAAAATACTCAAGAAAGTGACGTtgatgaacaaattaaatttatgggtgaacaacttggcaaaattgctaatgcTTTGGAACAATTTATCGGATAAGACACCACGACTTTACGAAGAATTGATGTCGATGGAGGAggaaggatttgatgatgactTCCTGTGTTCTGTGTTTGACTATCTAGTGAGTCATGAATCCGAGGCCAAAGcttttttagttaaaagtaagaagcatagaaaaatttggcttcaaaaattttcgcaaggttgaagatattgatacttttaatgtggtgtaatattatagatatgcacttggacaatgttgttattatgtggtgtactactaattatgcatttggataatattataatttctactattaattgtggtttggaagctaatttataattatttaactcTGGCTGATCTCAATTTACTCTCGATTAATATTCTAGCTTATAAATCTTTTGGttgtaattaaatttaatttgatatagataaattatattcaatttatttatagTTTTATTTGATCATTATTAATGGAAATAATTATCATTATacctcttaaaaatataaaatggacGAAAATATTTGTTTCACTTCATATTATTTTACAAATAAAGCTGTAgaaatttaaccaaaaataatgataataaattattaataattgagtattattatatatttaatttagctaatttatttataaataaatcattgcaatatatgtaaaaacaatttaaaatataaatttattaatatatgtaaaaacagtttttccggaaaatattttcacaagaaatctgccaaacaacagaaaatatgttacacagattcatccaaacaccagaaaagtaaatcattttccagaaatcattttccaggaaatcattttccagaaatcattttccgGAAAACATTTTACCTGCAAACAAACAGAGCCTTAAATTAGGAGATGAAACAAGGTTTTTCTCAGTTTTTTAACGATTTGATATTTAAATTAGGTATATTTttgaacaatttctggattcatTTCCGTTTTAAATTGAGAAACACAATTTCTTctctaattttgaaaattaaattaaacatttactatttatttctttgaattatgGATTATTGTGTGTGTTTGAATTATGGCTGCTTTAACTCAAGCTGAAAAGGAGGAAGTCCATTCCAGATCTATTTACGTTGGTAATGTGCTGGAAGCTGTGGGGCATTTTTCATGGTCTCTCCATTGCTTGGGAGAAGGGATTCAAGAAGGTAGTGGTGGAATGTGACAGTTCCCAAGCTGTCCAGCTGTTGAATGATGGCCAGGCTCCTTCTGATAACTTGGCATTGGTTAGAAATATACTACAACTGTGCGGACATGGTTGGGATATTTGCATTGTCCATCTCCCACCCCACGGACTGCCAATCAAGTGGCTGGCAAAATAAGGGTTTAACATGGGTTTCGAGCTGCAAATTGTTGTTTCCCCTCCTGCTGGTGCTTGGAATTTTCTTTGTCAGGATGTTTTGAGATCTTGTTCTCTATAATTTTTTGATATCCTtctttattcaaataaaattaggatcATGCTTTTTAGTTTGGGCAAAGGATGTAGGAGTAGTTCTACCAGTTTGATCCCTTCAACCCAATTTGGTTTTATGCTCGTGTATATTGTGTGGCCTGAAAATGCTCTGTTTTGTCCATGTGCATGTGCATGAACAATTAAATCTTAGTTATTACAGATGGCGAGTTCAATGTTGTTGGAACAATGGCAGCAATACAAGCCAAAACAAAGCAAAAAACAA harbors:
- the LOC128294132 gene encoding uncharacterized protein LOC128294132 yields the protein MGCFWGKMTYRFFFRKTFSKSSPLVALHTSCIFLLLHLSRYFLLLVLMSYSLINISFFSLAFPYLLFLGLLFSFPLCAVLHLLASSSSRMGKGNKEGTSKQFRWTKPMEHLFLEILAEEAQKGNKPSNSFKAVSINRVAKAISERFQVHCDAKHVENHLRTVKNQWQIICTIRGESGFGWDDNLKMITCDRATYDATVMVIYVYIY